From one Stieleria sp. JC731 genomic stretch:
- a CDS encoding alpha/beta hydrolase, whose amino-acid sequence MNPAVYPAEQSSILETPDGRELHVRCEGDRNADLAFVVVHGLGEHSACYDDFVSRMTGQGHAVLIYDQHGHGRSPGRRGDAPNFETLVNDIAVALEAAAKCFSNAELVLLGHSMGGNLVLNHLLDRDHEYVRRAVVTNPMILPPNPPTKSQAFAAWLTGKLIPRIRFSASIDPSQLTKDTDALKQMAGDDLMHEKLALGIGSQLINQGIWLREHADRLGVDLLVLTGGEDELCDKETTEQFVQSAGERCHHVNFDGLRHSLLIEEERDRVYDQIGSWLRESATHQ is encoded by the coding sequence GTGAACCCAGCAGTCTACCCAGCAGAGCAATCTTCGATCTTGGAAACACCAGATGGCAGGGAGCTTCATGTGCGGTGCGAGGGCGACCGAAACGCTGACCTCGCCTTTGTCGTTGTGCATGGGCTGGGAGAGCATTCCGCTTGCTATGACGATTTTGTGAGTCGCATGACTGGCCAGGGCCACGCCGTCCTTATCTATGACCAGCACGGTCATGGCAGGAGCCCCGGTAGACGCGGAGACGCGCCAAATTTTGAAACGCTGGTAAATGACATTGCCGTGGCACTTGAAGCCGCGGCAAAATGCTTCTCAAACGCTGAACTCGTCTTGCTGGGCCACAGTATGGGAGGCAATCTGGTTCTCAATCATTTGCTCGATCGCGACCACGAGTATGTCAGGCGTGCGGTTGTAACCAACCCAATGATCCTGCCACCAAACCCACCGACCAAGTCACAAGCATTTGCCGCTTGGTTGACCGGAAAGCTTATTCCCCGAATCCGCTTCTCTGCATCAATCGATCCTTCACAGCTGACTAAGGATACGGATGCTCTGAAACAAATGGCTGGTGATGACCTGATGCACGAAAAGCTAGCCCTTGGAATCGGATCCCAGCTGATCAACCAGGGGATTTGGTTGCGGGAGCACGCGGATCGACTAGGTGTTGATCTACTGGTGCTAACCGGTGGCGAAGACGAACTGTGCGACAAGGAGACGACCGAGCAGTTTGTGCAAAGTGCAGGGGAGCGTTGCCATCATGTCAACTTTGATGGTTTACGACACTCGCTGTTAATCGAAGAGGAGCGTGATCGAGTCTACGATCAAATCGGTTCATGGTTACGCGAAAGTGCGACCCATCAGTGA
- a CDS encoding mechanosensitive ion channel family protein, with product MIRLATLLFLAAATSFTAFAQDESPTAEDVAAEVTGGEAADRVDVADKVEVDPVNSDERIEKRLQEIMEATGWFDSPSVDVDRGVAFLKGTADSKKHQAWAEATAMNTADVVAVVNRVGVAEQPLWNLAPAVASLKQLGRETTGILPLILIALVIGILSYYVALVSAKLTRWITQNRIDSRLLRQVAGNVVAVIIFIIGMYIALRVSGLTRLAVTLLGGTGLVGLALGFAFRDIAENYLASILISLNHPFRVGDLIEVEGAMGYVRKVTTRGTVLNTLEGNQIQLPNSTVYKGKITNYTATPLSRRDFKVGIGFDDSIVEAQEIIMGVLVAHETVVDDPAPLVIVDSLGSATVNLHVLYWFDQTKHSALKVSSSVIRQVKQQLTEAKITMPDEARELVFPQGVPVQMLEGEIHSPPPEKPKSNEPEPTVSSGEGNLATEQGEVMRATENDATIDDEANLIA from the coding sequence ATGATCCGACTGGCAACACTGTTGTTTCTCGCTGCCGCAACTTCGTTTACTGCGTTTGCTCAGGATGAATCCCCGACGGCCGAGGACGTTGCGGCAGAGGTCACAGGTGGTGAAGCAGCGGACAGAGTCGATGTGGCTGATAAAGTTGAAGTTGATCCAGTTAATAGCGACGAGCGTATCGAAAAACGATTGCAAGAAATCATGGAGGCAACCGGCTGGTTTGATTCACCGTCGGTGGACGTCGATCGTGGTGTCGCTTTCCTAAAAGGAACAGCAGACAGCAAGAAGCACCAAGCTTGGGCTGAAGCAACGGCGATGAATACTGCGGATGTCGTTGCGGTAGTCAATCGAGTCGGCGTTGCCGAACAGCCCCTGTGGAATTTAGCGCCAGCGGTTGCCTCGCTAAAGCAATTGGGACGAGAAACCACGGGAATATTGCCGCTCATTCTGATCGCTTTGGTAATCGGTATCCTTTCATACTACGTCGCATTGGTTTCGGCAAAGCTGACACGGTGGATTACACAAAACCGAATCGACAGCCGATTACTGCGGCAGGTCGCAGGCAATGTCGTCGCGGTGATCATCTTTATCATCGGGATGTACATTGCGCTTCGTGTTTCCGGTCTGACTCGATTGGCGGTGACGCTGTTGGGCGGCACCGGCCTAGTCGGGCTCGCTCTCGGATTCGCATTCCGCGACATCGCGGAAAATTATCTCGCCAGCATCTTGATCTCATTGAACCATCCATTCCGTGTTGGGGATTTGATCGAAGTCGAGGGCGCGATGGGATATGTCCGCAAAGTCACCACGCGCGGCACCGTGCTGAATACACTCGAAGGCAATCAAATACAGCTGCCCAATAGCACGGTCTACAAAGGGAAGATCACCAACTATACAGCGACGCCACTTAGCCGCCGCGATTTTAAAGTCGGTATCGGCTTTGATGATTCGATTGTGGAAGCACAGGAAATCATCATGGGTGTGCTCGTCGCACATGAAACCGTGGTGGACGATCCTGCGCCTTTAGTCATCGTCGATTCGCTAGGTTCAGCGACGGTCAACCTGCACGTGCTTTATTGGTTCGATCAAACGAAGCATTCTGCACTCAAGGTCAGTAGCAGTGTCATACGCCAGGTGAAGCAGCAACTGACCGAAGCCAAAATCACGATGCCGGACGAAGCTCGTGAATTGGTCTTTCCACAAGGTGTTCCGGTGCAGATGCTTGAAGGGGAAATACATTCGCCACCGCCGGAAAAGCCCAAGTCAAACGAGCCGGAACCGACGGTTTCAAGCGGCGAAGGCAATCTTGCGACTGAGCAGGGCGAGGTCATGCGGGCGACCGAAAACGATGCAACGATCGACGACGAAGCCAACTTAATCGCCTGA